In Rhodamnia argentea isolate NSW1041297 chromosome 1, ASM2092103v1, whole genome shotgun sequence, the genomic window GTGGGTGGGCGACGCAAAAACAGGGCGGGTGGGTCGCCGGGGCTGTTACGAGGCTGAATCGCGGCTCTGCGGCGGCTCACGGCGGAGGCGGAGCGGTGGGCGGAGGTGGCTGGAGGTCTGTGGTGGTGGTTGGGGTGTTGGTCGCACAAAAatgaccaaggaagaagaggTTGTCTTCGGTTCCGGAGGGGGTCGCGCACaacacagaggagagagaggcggacgggaaagagaggaggggaggagagagagagaaaaagtcacGTGGGTTTGACTAGGGGGCTGATCAGATTTGAatgggtggggcccacgggtcactcaaaattaatggtttttggcttatatgtataatatccaagggcggttccgtaatttgacaaattgggactgattggatttttggctcaaccgatagggaataaaattaggaatttcacgggctaggttcggtctaGAAAAATTTTAGgcacgaggattaaaaatcctaagttacggtgaccacggtttcgagacccaatcgaaaccgaacaaaatttcgggactcgtccaaattcatcactttcgtcctttcgatccaaaaatttgcaccgactaaaattcaattatcttcctttttattgaattcgggcaaattacatggTTCGAATTTCCCGGGGGTCACACATGTGGAACGTGCAACTCCCAAACATCAAATCGGACGACATGGATAGTTAAATAGATAGTTACAACAATCAAAACATGATAGTTCAGCAAAGCTACCttgtatttaattatctttgttaACCCAAGAATATGAAATATCTACAAGCCCATTCTTCGGGCCACTTTCTACAACTCTCAAAAATACCAAATCGGAAATAACACGACCCTCAAATAACTCCAACAAGATCCACGCCACTTCTAGTTCTTCACCACTAAGGGCTTGAAAATGGTTAATAATGATGGTGTGAGATGTGAATCTCGGTGAGTTaatgcctaagcccggttatgacgttgattcgctcataAAATCCTACCAGGCAACCATAAAAGCATCATACATATATAagtcaaccacatgcaaacttaccggtcTTCACCCATGCACAATGCAATGCTCGACTCAACTCAACAGTTACATTAGATAAATAACTGGCATggcatcatatcaatttgcatgcgcatgacaccacacgaagtccatttattaaccgGTGACCCATGCGCCGGGTGTGATCGGCGCACTTCACTGGTGTGGCCATAACACTACAATCGGTAGTATCTACTGGCGGGACCAGGCattgtcccttacttccggcaacggcgaccgaaagctatgtatccagTGAAACCGGCATGGCATAGCAGACAGGCATTCCAAAGAGGagcgtcggtccatcacaagctacgaccAGCATATGACAATTAGTGTGATCCATACGACTAGCACGGGCATGAATTGACGTGCTTATGACAAGTCGCGTGGTTCCGTATGACCGACACGGCACGAACTTGTCAGGTACCCATACGATCGGCACGGTTTaacctcatcatatgaccactcaagcacatccgacaaccaaccaatttttatcttttacttttagttGGATGCTCATGCGGACGTGCTCAAGGCTCGGCCCACggccatttttatgctaaaatatgcaatttaattccgCATGTGGTAATATAAATGCACAATATTATCCACAAGATTTTGTATCTGATACGGGGTGCTTAACACCCATAATCGCTCACACAATAACCAACAGACAAGACTAAGCCTTCAATCAAACACCCAATCACCACGGATTAATTAAACACAAGTAATAATCCCATTGATAATTGTTAATCCAGTTTCATACAATTAGCGATCGTATGCTCggctctgacctatcgctcgcttgcgATCAAAAATCGGTAATCACCGCCCAAACAATCAATCCATCCTAATCACCAATTAACCACAAACGACCTAACCACTCCAACTACCTTAaataattgtggccatttatcttaaacccaatttctatctaatccgaccacaattaaactacctaaacactcTAAATTGCTAACTACGCTAATTAACTATTAACGAGCGCAATTAGTAccctaatcggggtttaggggtttaactcacaCTCTAAACAATGTTCGACGATGACTCGGATGCGTCGGTGACGACTGTGATAATGTACGGTGCGGGTACCTACGACAACAAGCGGCGGCAACAACTACAACGACGGCTCTCGATCACAACTCACGAGTCTCGGCTCAAGTCGGCACGACGGGCACGATTTTGGGTCGAACTCGAATAGGGCCTCGAGTCGAGGGATTCGTGACGACGACGGATGATGTGACACGGCTGGCGGCTCACGGTGGGGCCGTGAGTTACGGAATAACGGCCTCGTAGCAGCAGAAACGGTGATGATTAGCAAACTTGGAGGCTCACCGCCACAAAACGAGGCAACCATGGGGTTGTTGGCTTCGGGTCGAGTCGTTGGTCTTTGGGTCAATGGGTGGCCGGCGGGTCGCGACGACTCAAGGTAGTGGATCGGCTTGGGGGACGAGTTCGGGAATAGGCGACAATGTGGCTGGGTAGTGGCTGGTAGTAGTCGGGCGTGAGCAGAGGAGGGGGAAACGGGGTCGGCATTGTGTGTGAGCTCAACCGGGGGTCGCAGTTTCGGAGGGGCGAGGGTGACTCGTAGATCTCGGGGCTCGGGCGGCTGGCGAGACTGTTTGATGGTGACCGATGATTGGCGGGTAGCGGCGGCGCGCCGCGGAGCTAGTCATTGACCAAGGGTCAAGCCGCAACGAATAGAAAGGAGGCCCTTGGGTTCAAGGGTAGCTGTTGTACAACGGCATTGGGCTGGCGGCCGGTGGCGCGACGGTAGGTGAAGCTGATGGTTGGTGGCGGCAATGCAGATGGGGTCGGGTGAAGGTTGGAGGGTGTTGGCCGAAGAAGTgacagaagaaaaaagaaaaacgaagacgaagaagaagatgcgagagagagagagagagagagagagagagagagagggtgtcaCAGtcaacagagagaaagagagagagatagtaGTTGGGGGGCTTACGGCTGAcaagaccaaaaagaaaaaaggggtcCCACCACTTCAAATCAACATTAATGGCTTTTGTTTTGCTTGTATAATATCTAGGGGCAGAACGGTAATTTACCCGATCGGGGTATTTTAAACTACCAATACTAAAATTGAGAGCAATCTGATATTTCACAGTTAGGGTTCGGTCAAGTTTAGGTTCAAGCGTAAAGGGTTCGAAAGCGCTACGAGACGACCGAACTATCATAACCTAATCTAGTTTGATCGACATCTCGGGACGGAttcaatcatcgtctcttaaacCTTCAAAATCCAGTATTATTCCACGGACTGAAATTTCAGGAACTAAAATCCTTCGAGCCTAATCATCTTATAGTCGTCGAAATTCTAGGGCATCACAACAACTGTCAACTGTCACTCAATCCAAGCTCTATGGAACGCAAAAACTATGACtaaagttctctctctctcaactcatAGCAACTCATGCTTGTGCGACCTGCTTCTAAAGCCGGTTAAAGAATAGCATACTTTTGCACCTTCAAATGCAGATGAATTGCTGCTACAAGTTGCAGAAGAAGAATTTTGGCCGATTCCTTGTTTGAATCAATAACTGTGCCGATTTGACTAGCGTTCTGGACAACGAAAAGAGAAGTGTCCCCTCGATCGATGAACTTGCATGTTTGAATATGGTGTTCAAAGCCAAAGATTGTTGAATCACTGAACAAAAAGATCAATTAGATGGCAGGAAACTCGCGTACGGATCGGCGAATGCAGCATCATTTCCTGGACGTGAGAACACAATCTGCATCTCCATGTTCATGGAAAATTACACTTAGAAAAGGAAACACCAACATGAAAACTGCACTTGTAATCTGCACTAGtgtcttattttattttcaactcGAGGAGAGCGAAAACAAACTTCTCCCATCATAAGAAAAGAACGTAGTACTACTTAGAAAATTGAGGCATTACCTGATAATTTCCGAGAGTGTGTGACTTAAAACCAGCTGCGCAATAGTCGAAGTAGTACTCCCACGTCCTTATGAACTTTTTGTCGAATCCCAGAGCCAATATTTTCCTGCAAAAGGAGAAAGCCATCATGAATTGCCGAATAAACTGGGAGAAATTGTACCAAAGTGATTGCAGCATCCTGTCACTAGTCACCTCTGCTTCTCCATGAAGTTCTTCCTCCAACACTGAAGTGTTTGATAGTAATGGATTCCTATGTTGTCCAGATGCTCCACGCTGTAGTGGAAGATCTTTCGTCAGATGAAGTGAAGAAGAACAAAGAACTTATGTACTTAATGTAACGCGACTGTACCAAAGTCGAGACGCAGAGGCCATAGCTGACGTTATCCTGCTTAACGAAGGCAGGCAGCCACCGGGGAAGATGTATTCTTTTATGAAGTCTGAACTTTGCCTGTATTCGTCATACCGCTCATCGGGTATGGATATGAACTGGTGGAATTTAACATAACaatgagaaaacaaaaagaataagtACATCTTTTGCTTTCGAAACAATAATTGGAGCCACAAAACTGGTGCATGTCACATGCCTGTAGAACAAGAAGTCCGTCTTTGGCCAGCACCGATTCGCAACAGCCGAAGAACTCCTCCATGTATTCGTGGCCGACTGCTTCAATCATCTCGCTGTGAATTCATTCCATTAAGAGTAAATCTTTTAAGCATCTGTTTTAGTCTGTTTAACCGTACCATGAATAGACAAACTCACCAGGAAATGATCCTGTCATATTTGTAGGTACTTGGCAATTGGCGATAATCGCAAAGAAGAAATGTGATGCGGTCCTGCATCAAAAAGGAAATACATTATCTCTTGAACCGAATAAACTAATTCTCAAGAACATATTGCAGGCAGATTGGGTACCTGAAGGCCCGCTTCTTTCACTCTCAATTCAGCATACTTCAATTGCTCTTTCGACAAAGTAATGCCGGTGTATTTGCATCCGGTTTGCCTGACAACTTCAATGGCCAAGCTTCCCCAACCGCAGCCGATTTCAAGAACTTTGTGCGTCTTTTCAATTCTCGCCTACATTTGGATAAGGCAAAGCATTAGTCACAACACAGTTGAAGGTTAACCGTCAAGCCGCCCCCAACTAATTGCAAGTAAAACTTACTTTTTTAATCAAGAGAGAGATCTTTCTCATCTGTGCTGCCTTTAGGTCTTCGCCTGccatcttcaaatttttcaacacAATGAGAATGCATCGTTATTTGAGTGACTAAACTTCATTcagacatggatatttttgttGACTTTGGCTACGAAAGCACTTATTCGGCAGCAGAAATATCAAAACAGGGTTGTTGTTGCTGACCTTGAAAACCGCGCATGAGTATGTCATAGTCTCATCCAAGAACAGCGAAAAAAGTTCATTACTCTGCCAACATGACAAAATGGAAATCCTAGAATTACATCTTGTCATATGTACAAGCATCTTCTTGCTTTTAATATACATCAATGGTGAGAAATTGACAAAGTATTCTGGCTCCTCCTGTTCTCTTAAAAAAATGCTAGGAAAAAAGTTCAGGAATGCAGTATCTACCAGATCATAATGCCGGGAGATGTTCCTGCGAGCTTGTGTTAAAGTGTTTTGCCTTGATACATGCTTGAAGAAGTACTTAGCCGAACCAATACCAGCTGTTAATAACATTGGCGTCCACCAACCCCTAATCAAAAGGGGCATCCACTGGTTTAGTATCTTTATTAAGATTGTACAAGGTCTAATCCAAAGCAGTTCGTTCCACTAAGTAAATTATTGAGTACCTTTTCTTAATTAATCTCGAGACAGAATTATCAGTATTTCTGTTGGCTATGAGAATCTGCGATTATATATATCGTTGACAAGGGATTAAACATTTGATATGTTCAAAGTATACAGCATTTAGAAAATTAAGTCTGTTACCtgaaaaagatttagaaggCCTTTATCTTTGTCTACGAAAGAAAAATCACCATTTATGTATGCATCTGCTACGCCTAGATCGGCCTGAGTCATGAcctgaaaaaccaaaaaaattgttatcAAGACACAAAAGGGTCTCAGCAGAAACTAGCAAAAACTGGGCTTTACTCGTAGAAAGTCCTGAATAGTCTTAACCGGCATGGGCGGAAGTCGAGTGTAAAGATAGAACGATACCTTCCAGTAAAACTGTGGACTGTGGATCCTCAAGGTAACTGTCAGTGGACATATTTCCCTGGTTCCCTCGAAGGTAATCATCGTGCCTCCTTCCTCTAACAAACTGCCACTCACGAAAGCATAATTACAGCTACATGATTCTGGAAAACGTTCTCCTAAGCCGTAAGTCCTTAagaacaattttcattttttgtgcaaatcaTTCTTATTGACAAATAAATTCGCATATTCTGTTCTAAGCTATTAATGAAAATGCAGGAGCAGACCAGTAAGATGAGAAGATGTTGACTAAGAGACTGATTCAGAGCAATGACAGTTAACATTTCTAAGGATCTACAGAGAAATAAGACAAGGAAAGATGCATGCTACAAGCAAGCAGTTATCATGATAAGTAGCAGTATACTCACGTTACTGAGCCAGTAGTAATATAACGCCTGAGAAATCTCGTAACAAAAAGGCGTGCCCCCATTTCCTTGAGTGAAAGAGCCATATGCCGAGGATTCTCAAGAACAGAAGGACTTTTTCCTATCACTCCATGTGCAGCAGCCATGCCAGCCTGCAAAGAAGTCCCTTGACTTAAAATCGCATATCCAGCTAGTtgatcgatcgagagagagagagagagagagagcgtatACCTTCAATCCATCCTCATGGAAGCCATACCCTGACAGAAGAATAAGAACTAAAATTGGTCATGACATATACAACTATGTTCCCTTAACGACCTGAGtcttaagaattaaaaaattctaTCTGCCGAAAGGTTGAAGTTGCAGCAACTTTATGAGCAAAGACCACACAAAATTGACTCACTTACTAGGCAAAACTTAGGACCCTCCTCAGTCAAAATGTTACCGCAAGAAAGATGGCCAGAACCTTGCAGCATTATTCTTTATTACATGCATAGGAATAAGTAGCACTCAGCGTTCTAAAGAGACGATCACCAGCGCCAATATAGAAATTGAAAGGCTCACCCTGGTATGCTCCGCAGAACCAAAttcctctttttccttggaTCTGATCTAGCTCAAGTGAAGCTTTCGATGCGGCAACAGATGGAATTGGATGGCCAGTGCACCACTTAAGCAATGTGTGTTGCGGTTCATGTGAAGGATTGAGAGTCACGAGAAACGGCCAATCCTTCTGATCAAGGTTCTGCAAATTTTTGCAGGCCcaaccaaagaaaagagaattggTCATGCTGAAACCGGTGCCCACAGAAAGGGAGTTCTAGAGGCAGTCAAACAGCGGAAATTGCCAACACGTTGCGGAATGCACCTCAAAAGATGCTATGTTGCTAAAATTTTAGTAGGCATTAACAACTTTTACGCGTATCAAACTAAATACTAATTAGTGTAGTTTTATGCACTCCATGACAACTGCAAGTTTCACTTCCTTTATTCTAAGGGAATATGTAGCACGACTTTGTAGCACAACAGATCCTGAAGGGCACAGCAGAATCAGAAATAAAATCACAGCAAAGCACATTTGCCATACCTGAAGCACATTGAGCCAGTACGTCAAGCACACTTGATTTTCAGTACTCCCAAGAAAATTCCATGCACTCCACGCTGCTGGGTTTTTGGGCATGAAAGTTTTGTCATGATGAAGATAAATCTCGCTGCCAATAGGAAAAATGTACCCATGGTTTTGCATTCTGTCGTGCATATAGAGAGCAAAAAAGAAGCTTGCCAAAGAAATGGCTTAAAGTAGATTCAATTGACAACGAAATCACTGTGGACACCATTGTTCCGTTCTATCAACTATATAACCGTGGCGTTGTAGACAATTGGATATTTCTCCAGGAGCATGGTTGCAGATACTTGTCATGAAAACATTAGCCGAAAATGCGCAAGCTGCAGAGTAACCAATTATACCTGTAGGCATATTGGAATGCACCCAGGACTCTCATTTCATCGTAAGTTGCTTGGTCCCCCAACAATCTCAGAGCATCCGGTGCATGGACGGCTACAATACACTTATCATATACTTCTTCAGAACCATCTCCAGTTAGGACGACGCAGCCTGTTCAGTCTCCTTCTGTTAACATAAAATTGTGGACTAAAAGGACCAAAACTATAAATCGTCCTGATGATACTTGAGTGTACCTACTATGACAATTTAGTTTTCCTGCCCAATTGTTCGGTCTAGTTCCATGTCATGTGACCGGAAAAATGCAGAAAAGGTTGAAATTTAAACAGCGAGTACTTACCCTCATCACTAGTTGAGATGGATTGCACTTCACAACTTGTTCTTATTTCACACCCTCTACTCTCAAGCTCATCTCTGACCTGAACCCACAAATATTTACAGTTTTGTTCATCAGATTCTTTGTAGGGCGTCAAGAAGAAAAATTTACGACCAAGAACGTCCagttttccatctcgatctactgAATGTCCTAACTATCATCACCTTATTGACGTAAGAATGCGAGCGTCTTCGGACTGTAAGCCACTGAGGGCGGCCAAAAACCTGCAAAGAATCGGCTTATTGATATAAAATGCTACCAACTTAAGCAGCAGAGAATTGGTTGATAGGACATCTGAAAAAGCGAAACACagtttttctcatttccaatcAACCACTAACTCTTCTATAGCCATGAGACGTACCTGAAGCAGATGATGATTGCGGCAAAAGGACAGAACCGAGAAGGCTGAAAAGCTCATGACTCCTTCCGAAGAGCAAGACCAGATTGAACCACAAATTGGGATctataggaaaataaaattaattggtAATTGGCATAGAGCTACATTCTACAATTGAGCGAAGTACAGATTTTGTGATTTGAGTTAAAAATCAAGGATATGACAGAGTACAGTGATTCAACAATCTCACAAGGTAAGCCTTTTGGAACAATTCAGAGTAACCCCGTGAGTTGATGAACTGTCCCAAAGTTTCGCTGCGATCAATGTCGGGATTGCTCTCAAGTCCTTCTAGGTAACTGCAAAAATATACAGGCATCAAACAGAGTGAATGCCGGTGATTGTCTGGTCATGCGTATGAAAAGGATGCAAGAACTTGAAGATTGGCTTATTGTTTTGAATGAATTAGGCCCAGCTTGATCACCTTGCAAAGTCATGTAGGATATGCTACCTTGAGAATGAATATTGCCCATTTTCGAGACAACATTTGGTTATCTAATCATATTATCCTGCTATAAAATGCATAGAATATCCTGGAGTTT contains:
- the LOC115753979 gene encoding tuberculostearic acid methyltransferase UfaA1 isoform X5 — encoded protein: MAAAHGVIGKSPSVLENPRHMALSLKEMGARLFVTRFLRRYITTGSVTLLEEGGTMITFEGTREICPLTVTLRIHSPQFYWKVMTQADLGVADAYINGDFSFVDKDKGLLNLFQILIANRNTDNSVSRLIKKRGWWTPMLLTAGIGSAKYFFKHVSRQNTLTQARRNISRHYDLSNELFSLFLDETMTYSCAVFKMAGEDLKAAQMRKISLLIKKARIEKTHKVLEIGCGWGSLAIEVVRQTGCKYTGITLSKEQLKYAELRVKEAGLQDRITFLLCDYRQLPSTYKYDRIISCEMIEAVGHEYMEEFFGCCESVLAKDGLLVLQFISIPDERYDEYRQSSDFIKEYIFPGGCLPSLSRITSAMASASRLCVEHLDNIGIHYYQTLQCWRKNFMEKQRKILALGFDKKFIRTWEYYFDYCAAGFKSHTLGNYQIVFSRPGNDAAFADPYASFLPSN
- the LOC115753979 gene encoding uncharacterized protein LOC115753979 isoform X1 produces the protein MKVGVIGGGVSGLVAAYEAARGGAKVVLHEKEDYLGGHARTASFDGVDVDLGFMVFNRVTYPNMMELFESLGVEMEISDMSFSVSLDEGRGCEWGSRNGLSSMFAQKTNVLNPYFWLMLREIIKFKEDVLSYLEGLESNPDIDRSETLGQFINSRGYSELFQKAYLIPICGSIWSCSSEGVMSFSAFSVLSFCRNHHLLQVFGRPQWLTVRRRSHSYVNKVRDELESRGCEIRTSCEVQSISTSDEGCVVLTGDGSEEVYDKCIVAVHAPDALRLLGDQATYDEMRVLGAFQYAYSEIYLHHDKTFMPKNPAAWSAWNFLGSTENQVCLTYWLNVLQNLDQKDWPFLVTLNPSHEPQHTLLKWCTGHPIPSVAASKASLELDQIQGKRGIWFCGAYQGYGFHEDGLKAGMAAAHGVIGKSPSVLENPRHMALSLKEMGARLFVTRFLRRYITTGSVTLLEEGGTMITFEGTREICPLTVTLRIHSPQFYWKVMTQADLGVADAYINGDFSFVDKDKGLLNLFQILIANRNTDNSVSRLIKKRGWWTPMLLTAGIGSAKYFFKHVSRQNTLTQARRNISRHYDLSNELFSLFLDETMTYSCAVFKMAGEDLKAAQMRKISLLIKKARIEKTHKVLEIGCGWGSLAIEVVRQTGCKYTGITLSKEQLKYAELRVKEAGLQDRITFLLCDYRQLPSTYKYDRIISCEMIEAVGHEYMEEFFGCCESVLAKDGLLVLQFISIPDERYDEYRQSSDFIKEYIFPGGCLPSLSRITSAMASASRLCVEHLDNIGIHYYQTLQCWRKNFMEKQRKILALGFDKKFIRTWEYYFDYCAAGFKSHTLGNYQIVFSRPGNDAAFADPYASFLPSN
- the LOC115753979 gene encoding tuberculostearic acid methyltransferase UfaA1 isoform X4, translating into MPTAWSAWNFLGSTENQVCLTYWLNVLQNLDQKDWPFLVTLNPSHEPQHTLLKWCTGHPIPSVAASKASLELDQIQGKRGIWFCGAYQGYGFHEDGLKAGMAAAHGVIGKSPSVLENPRHMALSLKEMGARLFVTRFLRRYITTGSVTLLEEGGTMITFEGTREICPLTVTLRIHSPQFYWKVMTQADLGVADAYINGDFSFVDKDKGLLNLFQILIANRNTDNSVSRLIKKRGWWTPMLLTAGIGSAKYFFKHVSRQNTLTQARRNISRHYDLSNELFSLFLDETMTYSCAVFKMAGEDLKAAQMRKISLLIKKARIEKTHKVLEIGCGWGSLAIEVVRQTGCKYTGITLSKEQLKYAELRVKEAGLQDRITFLLCDYRQLPSTYKYDRIISCEMIEAVGHEYMEEFFGCCESVLAKDGLLVLQFISIPDERYDEYRQSSDFIKEYIFPGGCLPSLSRITSAMASASRLCVEHLDNIGIHYYQTLQCWRKNFMEKQRKILALGFDKKFIRTWEYYFDYCAAGFKSHTLGNYQIVFSRPGNDAAFADPYASFLPSN
- the LOC115753979 gene encoding tuberculostearic acid methyltransferase UfaA1 isoform X3, translated to MPTAAWSAWNFLGSTENQVCLTYWLNVLQNLDQKDWPFLVTLNPSHEPQHTLLKWCTGHPIPSVAASKASLELDQIQGKRGIWFCGAYQGYGFHEDGLKAGMAAAHGVIGKSPSVLENPRHMALSLKEMGARLFVTRFLRRYITTGSVTLLEEGGTMITFEGTREICPLTVTLRIHSPQFYWKVMTQADLGVADAYINGDFSFVDKDKGLLNLFQILIANRNTDNSVSRLIKKRGWWTPMLLTAGIGSAKYFFKHVSRQNTLTQARRNISRHYDLSNELFSLFLDETMTYSCAVFKMAGEDLKAAQMRKISLLIKKARIEKTHKVLEIGCGWGSLAIEVVRQTGCKYTGITLSKEQLKYAELRVKEAGLQDRITFLLCDYRQLPSTYKYDRIISCEMIEAVGHEYMEEFFGCCESVLAKDGLLVLQFISIPDERYDEYRQSSDFIKEYIFPGGCLPSLSRITSAMASASRLCVEHLDNIGIHYYQTLQCWRKNFMEKQRKILALGFDKKFIRTWEYYFDYCAAGFKSHTLGNYQIVFSRPGNDAAFADPYASFLPSN
- the LOC115753979 gene encoding tuberculostearic acid methyltransferase UfaA1 isoform X2 — its product is MSFSAFSVLSFCRNHHLLQVFGRPQWLTVRRRSHSYVNKVRDELESRGCEIRTSCEVQSISTSDEGCVVLTGDGSEEVYDKCIVAVHAPDALRLLGDQATYDEMRVLGAFQYAYSEIYLHHDKTFMPKNPAAWSAWNFLGSTENQVCLTYWLNVLQNLDQKDWPFLVTLNPSHEPQHTLLKWCTGHPIPSVAASKASLELDQIQGKRGIWFCGAYQGYGFHEDGLKAGMAAAHGVIGKSPSVLENPRHMALSLKEMGARLFVTRFLRRYITTGSVTLLEEGGTMITFEGTREICPLTVTLRIHSPQFYWKVMTQADLGVADAYINGDFSFVDKDKGLLNLFQILIANRNTDNSVSRLIKKRGWWTPMLLTAGIGSAKYFFKHVSRQNTLTQARRNISRHYDLSNELFSLFLDETMTYSCAVFKMAGEDLKAAQMRKISLLIKKARIEKTHKVLEIGCGWGSLAIEVVRQTGCKYTGITLSKEQLKYAELRVKEAGLQDRITFLLCDYRQLPSTYKYDRIISCEMIEAVGHEYMEEFFGCCESVLAKDGLLVLQFISIPDERYDEYRQSSDFIKEYIFPGGCLPSLSRITSAMASASRLCVEHLDNIGIHYYQTLQCWRKNFMEKQRKILALGFDKKFIRTWEYYFDYCAAGFKSHTLGNYQIVFSRPGNDAAFADPYASFLPSN